Proteins from a genomic interval of Quercus lobata isolate SW786 chromosome 11, ValleyOak3.0 Primary Assembly, whole genome shotgun sequence:
- the LOC115967204 gene encoding uncharacterized protein LOC115967204 has translation MVDAAAGGALMSKTHEAAYELLEELASNNYQWAIERAMPRKTAGVLELDSITSLAAQMATLSQQLGKMNVNAIQTNVVCDHCSGNHSSADCQVGNPFAQLSYGQANYVSNFQCQNNPYLNTYNPGWRNHPNFSWSNNQGKAKPPQQFPQQEKKPTLEDMFMQYLQKIDVAIQNNSASIRNLEVQIGQLSSMLTERTEGTLPSNTVTNPKEHVKAISLRSGRTYEEPKVTNAKQDEAVDNEESKMKEAESKMKEVEQAEKIKENERASKSRTSWEVIFETYSPSIYDPPIPFLQRLRKNNVDDQFSKFLSIFKQLHINIPLIEALEQMPKYAKFLKDIISKKRKLEEHETVMLTEESSAILQKKLPPKLKDPGSFTIPCTVGKSYFDRALCDLGASINLMPLSVFRKLGLGEVKPTTISLQLIDRSIKYPRGVIEDV, from the coding sequence ATGGTTGATGCAGCAGCTGGTGGAGCTTTAATGAGTAAAACTCATGAGGCAGCCTATGAACTTCTGGAAGAATTGGCATCCAACAACTATCAATGGGCTATAGAAAGAGCAATGCCAAGAAAGACAGCTGGAGTTTTAGAACTTGATTCTATTACCTCATTGGCGGCACAAATGGCAACTTTGTCTCAACAACTAGGTAAAATGAATGTTAATGCTATTCAAACTAATGTTGTTTGTGATCATTGTTCAGGAAATCATTCAAGTGCTGACTGCCAAGTGGGAAATCCTTTTGCCCAATTGAGTTATGGACAAGCAAATTATGTGTCAAATTTTCAATGTCAAAATAATCCATACTTGAACACGTACAATCCTGGATGGAGGAATCACCCTAACTTCTCATGGAGCAATAACCAAGGGAAGGCTAAACCACCTCAGCAATTTCCACAGCAAGAGAAGAAGCCGACACTTGAGGACATGTTCATGCAGTACTTGCAGAAGATAGATGTGGCAATCCAAAACAACTCAGCTTCAATCCGTAATCTTGAGGTGCAGATCGGTCAGCTCTCAAGCATGCTCACAGAAAGAACTGAAGGAACTTTGCCAAGCAACACTGTCACCAATCCGAAAGAACATGTAAAGGCAATATCATTGAGAAGTGGACGAACATATGAGGAGCCAAAAGTAACAAATGCCAAACAAGATGAAGCTGTAGATAATGAGGAGTCAAAGATGAAGGAAGCCGAGTCAAAGATGAAAGAAGTGGAGCAAGCTGAGAAGATTAAGGAGAATGAAAGAGCTTCAAAATCCAGAACATCCTGGGAAGTTATTTTTGAGACTTATTCTCCTTCAATTTATGATCCACCAATTCCTTTTCTGCAAAGATTAAGAAAAAACAATGTGGATGATCagttttctaaatttctaaGTATATTTAAGCAATTGCATATTAATATTCCTCTCATTGAAGCTTTGGAACAAATGCCTAAATATGCTAAATTTTTGAAGGATATTATATCAAAGAAGCGGAAACTGGAGGAGCATGAAACAGTAATGCTGACAGAGGAGAGTAGTGCAATCTTACAAAAGAAGCTGCCACCTAAGTTGAAAGATCCGGGGAGTTTCACTATCCCTTGCACTGTAGGAAAATCTTATTTTGATAGAGCTTTATGTGATTTAGGGGCAAGTATTAATCTAATGCCTCTCTCTGTTTTCAGGAAATTGGGTCTTGGAGAAGTAAAGCCGACCACTATCTCTTTACAATTGATAGATAGATCTATTAAATATCCAAGAGGAGTCATTGAGGATGTATGA